The following proteins are encoded in a genomic region of Spirosoma sp. SC4-14:
- a CDS encoding type IX secretion system membrane protein PorP/SprF — MSKKYVLAVLALALSQLAFAQDPQFTQFYAAPLYLNPAFAGSALAPRITANYRNQWPAITSYVTTMVGLDHYFDRFNSGVGLLIQNDNQGQGRIQSTEIGLQYSYQLQVSESSFVRFGLQGSYVNRNVNYFGLTTGDQFTEQGFITGSVSQDPTLLAGSPKNKYLDFSTGVLVYSDWYWVGASAHHINRPDQGFFVAGQNRLPIKGSIQAGLRIPLGGFTGLADELDREISFSPVILYKFQGKYDQVDIGAYLTYSPLTIGAYYRGIPFKRYEQTINNNDAVALLAGWRMDKFSIGYSYDFTISTLGNSGGSHELSLSYIFEKPEGRRAGVRKRDKKLPCPKF, encoded by the coding sequence CCTCTTTATCTGAACCCCGCTTTTGCCGGGTCGGCATTGGCTCCACGCATCACAGCCAACTACCGAAATCAGTGGCCAGCCATTACGAGTTATGTAACAACAATGGTTGGTCTCGATCATTATTTCGATCGGTTTAATAGCGGAGTTGGTCTCTTAATTCAGAATGATAATCAGGGACAAGGCCGAATCCAGTCTACCGAAATAGGGCTGCAATACTCATACCAGTTGCAGGTTAGCGAGTCGTCGTTTGTCCGTTTTGGCTTACAGGGTTCTTATGTGAACCGGAATGTCAACTATTTCGGGCTTACTACCGGCGATCAGTTTACCGAACAGGGGTTTATTACGGGTAGTGTTTCGCAAGACCCAACGCTGCTGGCAGGGTCGCCTAAAAATAAATACCTGGACTTCTCAACCGGGGTACTGGTCTATTCCGACTGGTATTGGGTAGGCGCATCAGCTCACCACATTAACCGCCCCGACCAGGGATTTTTTGTAGCTGGTCAGAATCGTCTTCCCATCAAAGGAAGCATTCAGGCGGGTTTACGAATTCCGCTGGGCGGGTTTACGGGCCTTGCCGATGAACTGGACCGCGAAATTAGTTTTTCGCCGGTTATTTTGTACAAATTCCAGGGAAAATACGATCAGGTCGACATTGGTGCTTACCTGACCTATTCTCCCCTAACGATTGGTGCCTATTACCGGGGTATTCCCTTCAAGCGTTACGAACAAACCATTAACAACAACGATGCGGTTGCGCTCCTGGCAGGCTGGCGAATGGATAAATTCTCCATTGGCTATAGCTATGACTTCACGATTTCGACATTGGGTAATAGTGGCGGATCGCATGAGTTATCGCTATCGTATATTTTCGAAAAGCCCGAAGGCCGTCGGGCGGGTGTGCGGAAACGGGACAAAAAACTGCCCTGCCCCAAGTTCTAA